A window of Nonomuraea angiospora genomic DNA:
CGGTGGTCTGGGCGATCTGCTTGAGCGCGGGCTCGTCGATCAGGCGGACGTTCCGGCCGCGGTCGAATCCGCCGCGCCCGCCGAAGCCGCCGCCCCAGCCGCCGAAGCCGCTGCCGTCGAACTGGGAGTTGTCGCAGACCATCGGGGCCGGGTTCGTGGTGCCGAAGCCGATGGTGAAGACGCGGACGCGGCGCAGGGCCGCCTCCTGGGCGGCGGTCCGCGGGTCGACGCCCTGGGTGTTGGCGCCGTCGGTGAGCACGACGATCGCGGCACCGGCGTACCCTCCCCCGCCGCCGTCGGCGGGGCTCGCCCCGGTGGGGGCGACCGACGGATCGACCTCCGCGATCGCGTCGATCGAGGTGAGCATGGCCTGCCCGATCGCGGTGCCGCGGGACACGGTGAGGCCGTCCAGCGCCTTGATCAGCGCGTCGGTGTCGTCGGTGGGCGGCACGAGCAGCCCCGCGGTGCCCGCGAAGGTGACCAGGCCGATGCGCGGCCCGCCGCGCTGCGACTCGATGAAGTCGGCGGCGGCCTTCCTCGCGGCGGTGATGCGGTTGGGGTCGACGTCCGTGGAGCACATGGAGCCGGAGGTGTCGAGCGCGAGCAGGATCGTCGCCGACGTCCGCGGCACCGGCACCGACGCCTGCGGCCTGGCGGCCCCGACCGCGAGCAGCGCGAGCCCGGCGACGAACAGCGCCGCGGGGATCTTCCGCGTCCAGCGCGTACGGCCGGGCAGGGCCGCGCGTACGAGCGCGATCGAGGTGACCCGCACGGCGGCACGCCTGCGGCGGCGCCCCGCCCACCAGCGGATGGCGAAGATCAGCGGGATGATCAGGACGGACAGCAGCGCCCACGGCCATGAGAACGACATTCAGATCACCCGTCCGGACCGGAGCACGGTGAGCGCCGCTCCGGCGGTGAGCAGCGCGAGGGCGAGCCCGATCAGGGCGCCGGCGAGGGGCAGCGGCTCGCCGGAGACGGTGAGCCGCAGATCGATCGTGTCGGCGATCCCGTCGAGCCGCGCGGCGTCGGAGGCGGGGTGGTAGCCGCCGCCGGTGGTCTGCGCGATCACGGTGAGGGTGTCCTCCTCCAGCGAGGTCTGCAGGTGGTAGCCGTCGACCTGCACCGTCGCCCCGGCCGTGGTGCCGACCCCGACGGTGTGGATGTGGACGCCCGCCTTCTGGGCCACGGCGGCGGCCTGCTCGATGTCCCCGCCCCTGTTCTGGCCGTCGGAGAACATCACGATCGTCGCCGACGGCCAGTAGCCGATGTCGGGCACGGTGCCGTCGCGGCCGATGACCACCTGCTTGCCGGTGATCGCCGTCAGCGAGGCCGTGATGGCCGTCCCGAGCGAGGTGCTGCCGGTGACCTTCAGCCGGTCGATGGCCTTGAGCGCGATGGAGTGGTCGGCGTCGGGGCGGGCGGTGGTGAGCCCGTCCCGCGCGAACGCGACGACGCCGATGTCGACGCTGTCGGGCTGCGCCGCCACGAACGCGCGGGCCGCCCGCTGCGCGGCCGCCAGCCGGTTGGGCGCGACGTCGTCGGCGCCCATGCTGCTGGAGACGTCGATGGCGAGGATGACGGTGCCCGCGGTCCGCGGTACCGGCACCATGGCCGCGGGCCCGGCGGTGGCGATCGCGAGTACGGCGACGCCGGCGATCGTCAGGCCGCTGCCGAGGTACGCCCGCCGGCCACCCGGCACGGCGACGCCGGCGGCGGCCAGGGCGGCCGTCCGGCGGCGCGCGGAGACGACGACCGCCCAGGCGAGCGCCGCCGTGACGAGCAGTCCGACGACCAGCAGCAGCGGGGAGGACAGGGTCATGAGGGTGCTCCGCTCCACGGGCTCGGTCATGACGACCGGTCCCGGGTCCGGGCGACGACCTCGACGAGCGCCTCGGCCAGGTCGCGGTCGGTGTCGACGCGGTGGACGGGCACCCCGGCCCGGCGCATGCCCGCCGCGAGCCGGGCGTCGCGGGCGTCGACGGCCTCGCGGAAGCGGACGCGCAGCAGCGGGTCGGCGGAGTCGACGACGAGCTGCTCGCCGGTCTCGGCGTCCTCGACCACGATCAGCCCGGCCTCGGGCAGCGCGTCGTCGGCCGTGTCCACGATCCGCAGGGCGACGACCTCGTGCCGCCGGGCCAGGCGCTGGAGCGAGCGTTCCCAGTCGCCGTCGCCGATGAAGTCCGACAGCACGACGACGAGGGCGCGGCGGCGCGCGAGCCGTCCCGCCGCGTCCAGCATCTCCGCCAGGTCGGTGGTGGCGCCGCCACGCGCGGCCCCGGCGGTCCGTTCCAGCTCGGCGCCGATCCGCAGCGCGTGCCGCCGGGAGGTGCCGGGCGGCACGACGCGCAGCATCCCCGTGTCGAACAGCAGGGCGCCGACGCGGTTGCCGCCCCGGCCGAACAGCCGGGCCAGGACGAGCGCGAGCTCGGCGAGCACGTCGTGCTTACCGCGCCCCGGGCGGCCCGCCAGCATCGACGCCGACCGGTCGAGCACCAGCCACACCGTCAGCTCGCGGTCCTCGGTGAACACCCGCAGGTGCGGCTCGTCCAGCCGGGCGGTCACGTTCCAGTCGATGTGCCGGGCGTCGTCGCCGTCGCCGTAGGGGCGCAACCCGGTGAAGTCGATCCCGGAGCCGCGGTGCGCGGTGCGGTGGGCGCCCTGGAGGCGGCCGTCCAGCCTGCGGACGACCTTCCACTCCAGGCGGAGCAGGAGCTTTTCTGGGGTGGCGGCCATGGCGGCTCAGCGGTTCCGCAGGACGACGTCGGGCGCCCGGACGGCCCCGAGCACCCTGGCGATGATCGTGTCGGCGTCGACGTCGTCCGCGAGGGCCTCGTACGACAGCACGAGCCGGTGGCGCAGCACGTCGAGCGCGAGCTCGGACAGATCGTGCGGCAGGACGTAGTCACGGCCGCGCAGGAACGCCAGCGCCCGGGCGCCCGTGACCAGCGCGATCGAGGCCCGCGGGCTCGCCCCGTAGGTGACGTACCGTTCCAGCTCGCCGAGCCCGGCCGTCGCGGGCGAGCGCGTCACGGCGACCAGCCGGACCGCGTAGTCGACGATCGCCGGATCGACGTACACCTGCCGGGCGCGGGCCCGCATCGCGACCAGGTCCTCGGCCGTCACCATCGCCTGCGGCGGCTCGGGCGGGCGCAGCGCGCGTTCGACGATCGCCTGCTCTTCGGGCTGCGTCGGGTAGTCGACGACCACCTTCATCATGAACCGGTCGACCTGCGCCTCGGGCAGCGGGTAGGTGCCCTCCGACTCGATCGGGTTCTCCGTCGCCATGACCAGGAACGGCTCGGGCACCCGGAACGTCTCACGCCCGATCGTCACCTGATGCTCCTGCATCACCTCCAGCAGGGCGCTCTGCACCTTGGCGGGGGCGCGGTTGATCTCGTCCGCCAGCAGCAGGTTCGCGAACACCGGGCCGAGCTCGGTCCTGAACTCCCCCGAGTGCTGGTGGTAGACCCGCGTACCCACGAGATCGGCCGGCACCAGGTCGGGGGTGAACTGGACGCGCTGGAAGCTCCCGGCGATCGCCGCGGCCAGCGACCTCACCGCGAGCGTCTTGGCCAGCCCCGGCACCCCCTCCACCAGCAGGTGCCCGTCGGCGATCAACGCGACGGCCATGCGTTCCAGCAGCACGTCCTGCCCGACGATCGTCCGCTTGACCTCGAACAGCACCTGTTCGAGCGGATGGGCCGACTCGGCGGACTTGGTCGAGGTCATACGCTGTTCCTTCTCGAGACGCATCGGTCGGTCAGATCCCAGGTCCGTCACCCGGCGGGCCGTCGCCTTCGTCACCGCCCAGGGCCACGCCGATGGGCACCGCGAAGGCGATGCCCGCGAACGCGTCGTCGCCGCCCGGATCGGCGATCGAGACCACGATCCCGATGACCAGGCCGCGACCGTCCAGCAGCGGGCCACCGGAGCTGCCCGGGTTGACGGAGGCGTCGAACTGGATGAGCCCGCCCAGGTCGCGGCTGCCGTTCTCGGTGGTCCGGTTCAGGCCCGAGACGACGCCGGTGGAGACGCTGTAGGTGAGGCCGAGCGGGTTGCCGATCGCCACGACGGGCGCGCCCACGGCCACGGCGCCGCCGAGCGTCGCCGGGACGACGATCTCCGGCAGCTTCGCGGGCTTGAGGGCCGCGACGTCGCGCTCGGGGTTCGACGACGCGACCACGGCCTTCGCCTTGGTGCCGTCGGCGAAGGTCAGGTCGACGTCCTTCTTGCCCTTGACGACGTGGTACGCGGTCAGGATCGTCCCGTCCTCGGCCGCGATCACCCCGGTCCCGAGCGACTTCCCGGCCTGGATGACCACCACCGACGGCCCGACCCTCTTGAAGACCTCGGCCGTCGTGAGCGTCGCGCTGGGCGTCGGAGTCGGGCTCGGCCGGGGCGCGGCCACCTCACCGTTCCCGCCGCCGCTCCCCAGCCAGTACGCCAGCACCGCCACGACGACGAGCACGCCGCCTCCGACGGCGAACCGCCGAGCCCTGCCGGCCCCGGCTCCCCGAGCCTCGGCCGCATCGGCCTCCTGAGGCGCGTGCTCCATCGCCCCATAGTCATAAAAGTCAGCTCAAAGTGCTACAAAATCCACCTGAGAACTCCATGAGAACCGATGGAGCCCGCGGCCCACCACGCCTGTCAGCCCAGCTTTTTCAGCCTGACGGCCTGCTTGAGGAAGACGATGCCGTCGATCCGGTCGAGCTGGGCCGGGTCCAGCGGGAAATAGGCGAAATCGTGGGAGACGCGCTGGACGGGCTTCGTGACGGCTTCGGCCAGGCGGCGGGCATCGACGAGAGCGTGCTCCCACGGGAGCGTGGACAGGATGCCCTCGACGGTGTCCGGGGGCGGGGTGCCGTCGCCGACCGTGCCGAACGCCGAGGCCAGGAAGGCGTACCGGTCGCCCAGGTGCGCCGCGGCGATCGCCCCCGCGCTCCACCACTCCAGCCGCTGGTCGCCGAACGGCATGAGGCTCTTGTTCCGCTGCAGGTGGAGGTTGGAGGAGAAGACCAGGGCCGGGCCGTGCTCGGCGATGGCGCGCAGGTTGCCGGCCATCATCACGGCCCGCAGGGCCGACAGCCGGGTCCAGCGCAGCGGGGACGCGTCGGCCATCCAGTAGTGGTAGCGGAGCAGGCCGGTGGCGGTGCGGGCGTACAGTGCCGCCCGTTCCCTGTCCTCCGCGCTCAGCTGCGGCGCCTGCATGTCGAGCAGTGCCACCAGGTCGTCGGCGATCAGCCGCAGCCGCTGGGCCTCGGCGGACCGGCCGATCGACTGGGACGGGTCCATGGCGGCGGCCTCGTTCGACCACCGCTCGTCCGGACCCAGCAGCGTGTCGAGGGTTTCCCTGCTGCACAGGAGCGGGCCGTCGAGGAGGTCGTGGAGGGCGGTGAGCGCCTGGCGGGGACTCGCCGCCCAATACTCCAGAGGGCCGTCGAACCCGAAGAACCTGAGCTTCTCGTCGTGCTCCTCGTTGTAGGCCCGCATCCAGCGTACGAGCTCGCGGTTGGCCGGTACGGAGCCGAAGTCGTGGCTGAAGCCGCGTTCCATGACGTCGTCGAGCGTGCCCGCGCCCGTCATGACGTAGTCGTCCACCACGAGGCCCATGAGGCAGTCGCTCTCGATGGCGAACGACCGGTAGCCCTCGTGCTCGACCAGATGCCGGAAGATCTCGTTGCGCAGCTCGCCCAACTCCCCCACGAAGTGCCTGGCCTCGCCCAGGCCGAGCAGCAGGGGCCGGGCGGGAAGCGACCGCAGGAACGCCGAGATGCCCGCGCCGTCGACCGGCCGGGCCGTGTCCTTGATATCCATTCCTTAAACGGTATCGTTGAACACTCGGTGTAAACTTTCGCCGCGGATCCCCCGCTTCAAGCGCGATGGACCTTCAATCGATGATGCATCCGTGAGGCGAGCGGGCCCGGCGCCGCCATGCCGCCTCACGCCGTGGGGAGAACGCCGGGCCGGTCCGGTCTACTGGGCCGATCCGGCCTGCCCGCCGCAGAACACCTCGTCGACGAGCCGCCGCGTCGCCTTCTGGAACGCCTCCGCCAGGGACATCGTGACGTCGTCCACGTAGTTCAGCGCGGCGGTCAGGGTCCTGCTGCCGTCGGGCGTGCTGTACATCAGCGCCCCGTGGCCCGCGATGCCGCCGTTGTGGGTGATGACGGTGCCGCCGCACGCCGTCTCCTGCACGAACACCCCCAGCCCGTAGCCGGCCTTCGGCTCCGGCGTGCACATCTCGGCCAGCAGCTCGGCCGGCAGGAGCCTGCCGCCCACCAGCGCGGAGATGAACGTGTGCAGGTCCTGGGTGGTCGAGATCATGTCGCCGCCGGTGGAGATCCAGGAGGGGTTCTGGCGGGTGACGTCGACCGTCTCCTCCCGGCCGGCTTCCCCGTACCGGTAGTAGGCGTGGGCGTGCGGCTCGGGGAGCTCCGGCGAGGTGTCCGGCACCACGGTGCCCGACAGGCCGAGCGGCCCCAGGATCAGCCGCCGCATCTCCTCGGCCAGCGAACGGCCGGTGACCTTCTCGATCAGCAGCCTGGCCAGCACGTAGTTGGTGTTGGAGTAGCTCCAGTCCGTGCCCGGCTCGAACCGCGCCGGCTTGGACAGCGCCAGCCGTACCAGCTCCTCGGGCCGGTAGGTCCTGAACCGGTTGTCCACCCACTCCTGGCCCGACCAGACGATCCCCGGCCCGACCGTCCCGTCGTCGTAGTACTCGCCGGTGAAGTTGAACACCCCGCTGGTGTGCTGCAGCAGCATCCGCACCGTGATCCGCCGGTCCAGCCCGAACTCGGGCAGGTAGTCGTCCACCGGGTCGTCCAGCCCGATCTTGCCCTCGCCCACCAGCTGCAGCACCACGGTCGCGGTGAAGGTCTTGGTGTTGCTGCCGATCCGGATGTGCCCGTTCACCGGCGGCTCGGCGCTCTGGCCCAGCTTGCCCACGCCGGCGCTGCCGGCCCACTCGCCCCGCTCATCGTGCACGCGCAGCGACACCCCGGTGAAACCGGAATCGACGATCTCCTGGATGACCTTCTGCAGCTCCGGGCGATCCTGCCCGGCGGCGACCTTCGGCAGGGCCCCGCTGTTCGTGGCGGCGTCGAGGGCTCCGGTGATCTTGCGGACCATCTCCGCCACGGTGGGGCTGGGCAGGCCCTGGTGGGTGCGGGTGGCTGCTTCGACGGCGACGTTGACGGTGTTGCGGAAGTTGTCCGCCTCGGCCGGGTCCTGCTTGTTGAGCAGGCTCATGGCCGCCGTCAGGGCCGGCAGCACGTGGTCGGCGAGTTCGGCCACGGACTTGCCGTCCAGCTTGATGTCTCTGCTCTTCGCGGCGAGCACGTGGCCGACCGGGCCGGTCGCGGAGGCCAGGGCGATGGAGCCCTCGGTGGCGATCCTGTGGGGCGAGCCGGCGGCACCGGCGGCGGCCAGCAGCGAGACGGCACCGTACGCGGCGGTCCGCAGGGTGAGCTTGTCCTGGTCGGTGAGGGTGATGGACATGGTCATGTGCTCCTTCGACAGATTCGGCTGAACGGGCGGGCGCTGCACCGTTCATGGCGTCCACCATCGCCGAGCGCGCTGATACCGGGCCGTCGCCGTTCTGACGCGGCCGCTGACACGACACGGCACGGTCGGGGGCGCACCTGCCGGCTTCCTGGACCAGGGGCCTAGTCCCGCGGGCGGAAGGGGCGGGCCAGGGGCGGCCGAAATTCGGATCGTGGGTGGATGGCGGCGGCGACGCGTTCATGAACACTGGCCAGGCCCGTTCCCCGAAAGAAGGTCTGCCCATGTTCGAACGGCTCTCCGATCGCGCCACGTCGATCGTCTTCGTCGTCCTCGTGCTCACGATCTCGCTGGGCACCGCCGGCATCGCCGGAGGGCTCGTCCTCGCCCTTTCGCCGCTGCTCGTCGTGCTGGCCATGCTGCTCGTCGTCACCCGAGAGGGGTACTCCAGAGCCGGGTGGCGCCGGCTCGGTACGGGGCGGCTCGGCCTGCGGACCTGGCCGCTCGCGCTCGCCACCACCGCCGGCGTCTGCCTGCTCGCCACCGCGGGTGCCGTCGCGCTCGGCTTCGGCCGCTTCTCCGCGCCGCGGGGCGACTGGCTTCAGTCGCTGATCGCCGTGTCCGTCACCGGGCCGATCCTGTCGTTCGCGGAAGAGATCGGCTGGCGGGGCTACCTGCAGCCACGGCTGGCGTTCCTGGGCGAGCGCTCGGCGATGCTCGTGGTCGGGCTGGTCTGGATCGCCTGGCACCTGCCGTACATCCTGTTCACGCCGTACTACCACAGCGAAGGAGACCGGCCCCTGGTGCTCCTGCTGTTCGGTGGCTCGGTGATCGCGTTCTCGTTC
This region includes:
- a CDS encoding VWA domain-containing protein; protein product: MSFSWPWALLSVLIIPLIFAIRWWAGRRRRRAAVRVTSIALVRAALPGRTRWTRKIPAALFVAGLALLAVGAARPQASVPVPRTSATILLALDTSGSMCSTDVDPNRITAARKAAADFIESQRGGPRIGLVTFAGTAGLLVPPTDDTDALIKALDGLTVSRGTAIGQAMLTSIDAIAEVDPSVAPTGASPADGGGGGYAGAAIVVLTDGANTQGVDPRTAAQEAALRRVRVFTIGFGTTNPAPMVCDNSQFDGSGFGGWGGGFGGRGGFDRGRNVRLIDEPALKQIAQTTGGSYHRAENADQLQSALDALPGSFTVVRRRVDTAAAFAAGGAVLITAALSLSLWWNRPRTPAR
- a CDS encoding VWA domain-containing protein produces the protein MTEPVERSTLMTLSSPLLLVVGLLVTAALAWAVVVSARRRTAALAAAGVAVPGGRRAYLGSGLTIAGVAVLAIATAGPAAMVPVPRTAGTVILAIDVSSSMGADDVAPNRLAAAQRAARAFVAAQPDSVDIGVVAFARDGLTTARPDADHSIALKAIDRLKVTGSTSLGTAITASLTAITGKQVVIGRDGTVPDIGYWPSATIVMFSDGQNRGGDIEQAAAVAQKAGVHIHTVGVGTTAGATVQVDGYHLQTSLEEDTLTVIAQTTGGGYHPASDAARLDGIADTIDLRLTVSGEPLPLAGALIGLALALLTAGAALTVLRSGRVI
- a CDS encoding DUF58 domain-containing protein, giving the protein MAATPEKLLLRLEWKVVRRLDGRLQGAHRTAHRGSGIDFTGLRPYGDGDDARHIDWNVTARLDEPHLRVFTEDRELTVWLVLDRSASMLAGRPGRGKHDVLAELALVLARLFGRGGNRVGALLFDTGMLRVVPPGTSRRHALRIGAELERTAGAARGGATTDLAEMLDAAGRLARRRALVVVLSDFIGDGDWERSLQRLARRHEVVALRIVDTADDALPEAGLIVVEDAETGEQLVVDSADPLLRVRFREAVDARDARLAAGMRRAGVPVHRVDTDRDLAEALVEVVARTRDRSS
- a CDS encoding AAA family ATPase, with amino-acid sequence MTSTKSAESAHPLEQVLFEVKRTIVGQDVLLERMAVALIADGHLLVEGVPGLAKTLAVRSLAAAIAGSFQRVQFTPDLVPADLVGTRVYHQHSGEFRTELGPVFANLLLADEINRAPAKVQSALLEVMQEHQVTIGRETFRVPEPFLVMATENPIESEGTYPLPEAQVDRFMMKVVVDYPTQPEEQAIVERALRPPEPPQAMVTAEDLVAMRARARQVYVDPAIVDYAVRLVAVTRSPATAGLGELERYVTYGASPRASIALVTGARALAFLRGRDYVLPHDLSELALDVLRHRLVLSYEALADDVDADTIIARVLGAVRAPDVVLRNR
- a CDS encoding S1C family serine protease — protein: MEHAPQEADAAEARGAGAGRARRFAVGGGVLVVVAVLAYWLGSGGGNGEVAAPRPSPTPTPSATLTTAEVFKRVGPSVVVIQAGKSLGTGVIAAEDGTILTAYHVVKGKKDVDLTFADGTKAKAVVASSNPERDVAALKPAKLPEIVVPATLGGAVAVGAPVVAIGNPLGLTYSVSTGVVSGLNRTTENGSRDLGGLIQFDASVNPGSSGGPLLDGRGLVIGIVVSIADPGGDDAFAGIAFAVPIGVALGGDEGDGPPGDGPGI
- a CDS encoding erythromycin esterase family protein, which translates into the protein MDIKDTARPVDGAGISAFLRSLPARPLLLGLGEARHFVGELGELRNEIFRHLVEHEGYRSFAIESDCLMGLVVDDYVMTGAGTLDDVMERGFSHDFGSVPANRELVRWMRAYNEEHDEKLRFFGFDGPLEYWAASPRQALTALHDLLDGPLLCSRETLDTLLGPDERWSNEAAAMDPSQSIGRSAEAQRLRLIADDLVALLDMQAPQLSAEDRERAALYARTATGLLRYHYWMADASPLRWTRLSALRAVMMAGNLRAIAEHGPALVFSSNLHLQRNKSLMPFGDQRLEWWSAGAIAAAHLGDRYAFLASAFGTVGDGTPPPDTVEGILSTLPWEHALVDARRLAEAVTKPVQRVSHDFAYFPLDPAQLDRIDGIVFLKQAVRLKKLG
- a CDS encoding serine hydrolase domain-containing protein, encoding MSITLTDQDKLTLRTAAYGAVSLLAAAGAAGSPHRIATEGSIALASATGPVGHVLAAKSRDIKLDGKSVAELADHVLPALTAAMSLLNKQDPAEADNFRNTVNVAVEAATRTHQGLPSPTVAEMVRKITGALDAATNSGALPKVAAGQDRPELQKVIQEIVDSGFTGVSLRVHDERGEWAGSAGVGKLGQSAEPPVNGHIRIGSNTKTFTATVVLQLVGEGKIGLDDPVDDYLPEFGLDRRITVRMLLQHTSGVFNFTGEYYDDGTVGPGIVWSGQEWVDNRFRTYRPEELVRLALSKPARFEPGTDWSYSNTNYVLARLLIEKVTGRSLAEEMRRLILGPLGLSGTVVPDTSPELPEPHAHAYYRYGEAGREETVDVTRQNPSWISTGGDMISTTQDLHTFISALVGGRLLPAELLAEMCTPEPKAGYGLGVFVQETACGGTVITHNGGIAGHGALMYSTPDGSRTLTAALNYVDDVTMSLAEAFQKATRRLVDEVFCGGQAGSAQ
- a CDS encoding CPBP family intramembrane glutamic endopeptidase, which translates into the protein MFERLSDRATSIVFVVLVLTISLGTAGIAGGLVLALSPLLVVLAMLLVVTREGYSRAGWRRLGTGRLGLRTWPLALATTAGVCLLATAGAVALGFGRFSAPRGDWLQSLIAVSVTGPILSFAEEIGWRGYLQPRLAFLGERSAMLVVGLVWIAWHLPYILFTPYYHSEGDRPLVLLLFGGSVIAFSFLFGYLRVMSGSVWPVVLAHFAHNATFALLLEHAVSTEYPVVVREYLAGDTGLFVLVGTAACALAIGISRSAASRRSAPASARG